From the Quercus lobata isolate SW786 chromosome 6, ValleyOak3.0 Primary Assembly, whole genome shotgun sequence genome, one window contains:
- the LOC115995179 gene encoding UDP-glycosyltransferase 91A1-like: MTSNEKKLHIAMFPWLAFGHMIPYLELAKLIAQKGHRISFISTPRNIDRLPKLPPNLASLIDLVKLPLPHVDNLPEDAEATIDVPSNKVPYLSKAYDALQDSVALFLKDSQPDWLLYDFAPYWLPRIARELGIPNAFFSIFIAALLSFMGSKALFGGRKNPEDFTVPPKWVPFPTTVAYRFFESMKIFECTEADVSNVSVFSRFVEVLDGCDIVVVRSCMELEPEWLCLLEDLHRKPILPIGQLPTIVLNSEDETDTWLWMKEWLDKQAKGSVVYVAFGSEAKPSQEELTEIALGLEQSKLPFFFVLRTRRGTADTGLIELPEGFEERTKGQGVVCTNWVPQLKILAHDSVGGFFTHSGWTSVVEALQFGRALILLTFYSDQGINAKVLEEKQIGYLIPRNEQDGSFTRDSVAKSLRLVMVEEEGKLYRDKAKEMKGLFGDRQSQDLYLESFLDYLKTHQRLSKLPSENICS; the protein is encoded by the coding sequence ATGACCAGCAACGAGAAGAAGCTTCACATAGCCATGTTCCCATGGCTAGCCTTTGGGCATATGATCCCCTACCTAGAGCTCGCCAAGCTCATAGCTCAAAAGGGTCACCGCATCTCCTTCATATCCACTCCTCGAAACATTGATCGCCTCCCCAAACTCCCGCCCAATTTGGCTTCCCTCATAGATTTGGTGAAGCTTCCATTACCCCACGTGGACAACCTCCCAGAAGATGCCGAGGCCACCATTGATGTCCCTTCAAACAAGGTCCCGTACCTCTCAAAGGCATACGATGCTCTCCAAGACTCTGTGGCTCTGTTCCTAAAAGACTCACAGCCAGATTGGCTTCTTTACGACTTTGCTCCTTATTGGTTACCAAGAATAGCTCGGGAACTAGGCATCCCAAACGCTTTCTTCAGTATATTCATCGCTGCCTTACTGAGCTTCATGGGGTCGAAAGCCCTTTTCGGCGGCCGCAAGAACCCAGAGGATTTTACAGTGCCGCCCAAGTGGGTCCCATTCCCAACCACGGTGGCGTATCGGTTCTTCGAGAGTATGAAAATCTTCGAGTGCACAGAGGCCgacgtgtcaaacgtgtctgtTTTTTCCCGTTTCGTGGAAGTACTTGATGGTTGCGACATAGTGGTTGTGAGAAGCTGCATGGAGCTCGAGCCAGAGTGGCTATGTCTTCTTGAGGATCTTCACAGGAAACCGATTCTCCCAATTGGTCAACTTCCCACTATAGTGCTCAACAGCGAGGATGAAACCGACACATGGTTGTGGATGAAAGAGTGGCTGGACAAGCAAGCCAAAGGTTCAGTAGTGTACGTAGCATTTGGGAGCGAGGCAAAGCCTAGTCAAGAGGAACTCACTGAGATAGCTCTTGGTTTGGAACAGTCCAAGTTACCCTTCTTCTTTGTACTAAGAACTCGACGTGGGACAGCTGATACTGGGTTGATCGAGTTACCAGAGGGGTTCGAGGAGCGAACCAAAGGACAAGGGGTGGTTTGTACGAATTGGGTACCTCAGCTCAAGATTTTAGCTCATGACTCCGTTGGTGGATTTTTCACTCACTCTGGGTGGACCTCAGTGGTGGAAGCACTTCAGTTTGGGAGAGCTCTCATATTGTTGACTTTCTATTCAGACCAAGGGATTAATGCTAAGGTTCTGGAAGAGAAACAAATTGGGTATTTGATACCAAGGAACGAGCAGGATGGTTCGTTTACAAGGGACTCGGTAGCTAAGTCACTAAGGCTGGTGATGGTAGAGGAAGAAGGCAAGCTGTACAGGGACAAGGCTAAGGAGATGAAGGGTCTGTTTGGAGACAGGCAGAGTCAGGATCTATACTTGGAAAGTTTCCTTGATTACCTGAAAACCCATCAACGTCTCTCCAAATTGCCATCTGAAAACATTTGCAGTTGA
- the LOC115995270 gene encoding KH domain-containing protein HEN4-like isoform X2: MDDPIYAPPVSTYPNDADDSFNRNRPRRPATKLAPGQVSFLVLIPDSPGRGIIGNDGAVVSHIQRETGTRIHCELPAPGSDQRVVSVAGSGAVDRRIALLHGGEEVRDVSSAQEAMLSVWEALALSEGGAMGGEVCCRLLAHTSQIGAVMGKGGKNIKRVKSDSGAKFIRILRAHPHSTANDHQLIQIVGGILAVKKALIDVSTSLQDKTPTPLNRPIGGSSSGVSPDEFFPNLSTLLPALPGENSYWNGNTWSPDAVSAQEMNDKQEVIFRMLCSNNAAGYVIGKKGTIVRAMQNEAGASIMFAAPLTESRERVVTISAWENIESCYSPAQKAVALVFSRIIEGIVERYPSGWSQGRPVTAKLLVASDSVGCLGGNEGEVLSEMRGLTGADIRILDGDHIRNCASGNDVVVQITGEYRIVQDALFQVTCSLRDNLLPGEVRKAVRAKYPYMRLIVDPLRNDPVPHNIGALSPSRLPFPKTLGRGQTTAISDSGSGLRTFGEDLQLGSGHNLTTVANTSVEILISEHVFSSVYGEDGSNLDRIIQISGAKVEVHDPRPGEGKGRVVISGTPDKTLMAQSLLQAFIQSAGRTP, encoded by the exons atgGATGATCCGATTTACGCTCCACCGGTTTCAACCTACCCCAACGACGCCGACGACTCGTTCAATCGCAACCGCCCGAGGCGGCCGGCGACGAAGCTGGCACCTGGACAGGTGTCCTTCCTGGTCCTCATCCCCGACTCCCCCGGCCGCGGAATCATCGGAAACGACGGAGCCGTCGTGTCGCACATCCAGCGCGAAACGGGCACCCGGATCCACTGCGAGCTGCCGGCTCCGGGATCGGACCAACGGGTGGTGAGCGTGGCGGGATCGGGCGCCGTGGACAGGAGGATCGCCTTGCTGCACGGCGGCGAGGAGGTGCGAGACGTGTCGAGCGCTCAGGAGGCGATGCTTAGTGTATGGGAAGCGTTAGCACTGAGCGAGGGTGGTGCCATGGGTGGGGAGGTGTGTTGTAGATTGTTGGCGCACACTTCTCAGATTGGCGCCGTGATGGGAAAAGGTGGGAAGAACATTAAAAGAGTGAAGAGTGATAGCGGTGCTAAGTTTATCAGAATCTTGCGGGCCCACCCACATTCCACCGCTAACGACCACCAATTGATTCAG ATTGTTGGTGGCATTTTGGCTGTGAAGAAAGCACTGATTGATGTTTCTACCAGTCTCCAAGACAAAACCCCAACCCCCTTAAATAGACCTATTGGAGGCTCTTCTTCTGGAGTCTCTCCTGATGAGTTTTTCCCAAATCTTAGTACATTGTTGCCAGCTTTGCCTGGTGAAAACAGTTATTGGAATGGAAATACTTGGTCGCCTGATGCAGTTTCGGCCCAAGAAATGAACGATAAACAAGAAGTTATATTCAGAATGCTCTGTTCTAATAATGCAGCTGGTTATGTGATTGGCAAAAAAGGAACTATAGTCAGAGCTATGCAGAACGAAGCTGGCGCTTCTATAATGTTTGCAGCTCCTTTAACTGAGTCCCGTGAGCGTGTGGTTACCATATCTGCGTGGGAG AACATTGAATCATGCTACTCTCCTGCACAAAAGGCTGTAGCTCTTGTATTCAGTAGAATTATTGAGGGAATTGTTGAAAGGTATCCATCAGGCTGGAGTCAGGGAAGACCTGTAACTGCAAAGCTTCTAGTTGCATCGGACTCAGTTGGTTGTTTGGGTGGCAATGAAGGTGAGGTGCTTTCAGAAATGAGAGGACTCACTGGTGCTGATATACGGATACTGGATGGGGACCACATTCGGAATTGTGCTTCAGGGAATGATGTAGTAGTACAG ATTACAGGTGAATATAGAATTGTACAGGATGCTCTGTTTCAAGTCACTTGTAGTCTAAGGGATAATCTTTTGCCGGGTGAGGTGCGCAAGGCAGTAAGAGCAAAGTACCCGTATATGAGATTGATTGTGGACCCTCTGAGAAATGATCCTGTTCCTCACAATATAGGTGCTCTTTCTCCATCAAGGTTGCCATTCCCAAAG ACCTTGGGAAGAGGACAAACAACAGCAATCTCAGATAGTGGAAGTGGCTTGAGAACATTTGGCGAGGATTTACAGCTTGGGAG TGGACACAATCTTACTACTGTGGCAAATACAAGCGTGGAGATTTTGATTTCTGAACATGTCTTTAGCTCTGTTTACGGTGAAGATGGGAGCAATTTGGATCGCATAATACAG ATTTCAGGTGCAAAAGTTGAAGTGCATGATCCTCGTCCTGGCGAAGGAAAGGGGAGGGTTGTTATATCAGGGACACCTGATAAAACCCTTATGGCCCAGAGCTTGCTTCAAGCCTTCATCCAAAGTGCAGGGAGAACACCATAG
- the LOC115995270 gene encoding KH domain-containing protein HEN4-like isoform X1 → MDDPIYAPPVSTYPNDADDSFNRNRPRRPATKLAPGQVSFLVLIPDSPGRGIIGNDGAVVSHIQRETGTRIHCELPAPGSDQRVVSVAGSGAVDRRIALLHGGEEVRDVSSAQEAMLSVWEALALSEGGAMGGEVCCRLLAHTSQIGAVMGKGGKNIKRVKSDSGAKFIRILRAHPHSTANDHQLIQIVGGILAVKKALIDVSTSLQDKTPTPLNRPIGGSSSGVSPDEFFPNLSTLLPALPGENSYWNGNTWSPDAVSAQEMNDKQEVIFRMLCSNNAAGYVIGKKGTIVRAMQNEAGASIMFAAPLTESRERVVTISAWENIESCYSPAQKAVALVFSRIIEGIVERYPSGWSQGRPVTAKLLVASDSVGCLGGNEGEVLSEMRGLTGADIRILDGDHIRNCASGNDVVVQITGEYRIVQDALFQVTCSLRDNLLPGEVRKAVRAKYPYMRLIVDPLRNDPVPHNIGALSPSRLPFPKTLGRGQTTAISDSGSGLRTFGEDLQLGSGHNLTTVANTSVEILISEHVFSSVYGEDGSNLDRIIQVQKLKCMILVLAKERGGLLYQGHLIKPLWPRACFKPSSKVQGEHHSISLITFDHQVNGRWLDFVAHVNSHLGGAGPCAFNILLCRFPVIISCAYSKERVQEIPPCRFYLKAKTKYQFFLFLFLYIYIYTYIF, encoded by the exons atgGATGATCCGATTTACGCTCCACCGGTTTCAACCTACCCCAACGACGCCGACGACTCGTTCAATCGCAACCGCCCGAGGCGGCCGGCGACGAAGCTGGCACCTGGACAGGTGTCCTTCCTGGTCCTCATCCCCGACTCCCCCGGCCGCGGAATCATCGGAAACGACGGAGCCGTCGTGTCGCACATCCAGCGCGAAACGGGCACCCGGATCCACTGCGAGCTGCCGGCTCCGGGATCGGACCAACGGGTGGTGAGCGTGGCGGGATCGGGCGCCGTGGACAGGAGGATCGCCTTGCTGCACGGCGGCGAGGAGGTGCGAGACGTGTCGAGCGCTCAGGAGGCGATGCTTAGTGTATGGGAAGCGTTAGCACTGAGCGAGGGTGGTGCCATGGGTGGGGAGGTGTGTTGTAGATTGTTGGCGCACACTTCTCAGATTGGCGCCGTGATGGGAAAAGGTGGGAAGAACATTAAAAGAGTGAAGAGTGATAGCGGTGCTAAGTTTATCAGAATCTTGCGGGCCCACCCACATTCCACCGCTAACGACCACCAATTGATTCAG ATTGTTGGTGGCATTTTGGCTGTGAAGAAAGCACTGATTGATGTTTCTACCAGTCTCCAAGACAAAACCCCAACCCCCTTAAATAGACCTATTGGAGGCTCTTCTTCTGGAGTCTCTCCTGATGAGTTTTTCCCAAATCTTAGTACATTGTTGCCAGCTTTGCCTGGTGAAAACAGTTATTGGAATGGAAATACTTGGTCGCCTGATGCAGTTTCGGCCCAAGAAATGAACGATAAACAAGAAGTTATATTCAGAATGCTCTGTTCTAATAATGCAGCTGGTTATGTGATTGGCAAAAAAGGAACTATAGTCAGAGCTATGCAGAACGAAGCTGGCGCTTCTATAATGTTTGCAGCTCCTTTAACTGAGTCCCGTGAGCGTGTGGTTACCATATCTGCGTGGGAG AACATTGAATCATGCTACTCTCCTGCACAAAAGGCTGTAGCTCTTGTATTCAGTAGAATTATTGAGGGAATTGTTGAAAGGTATCCATCAGGCTGGAGTCAGGGAAGACCTGTAACTGCAAAGCTTCTAGTTGCATCGGACTCAGTTGGTTGTTTGGGTGGCAATGAAGGTGAGGTGCTTTCAGAAATGAGAGGACTCACTGGTGCTGATATACGGATACTGGATGGGGACCACATTCGGAATTGTGCTTCAGGGAATGATGTAGTAGTACAG ATTACAGGTGAATATAGAATTGTACAGGATGCTCTGTTTCAAGTCACTTGTAGTCTAAGGGATAATCTTTTGCCGGGTGAGGTGCGCAAGGCAGTAAGAGCAAAGTACCCGTATATGAGATTGATTGTGGACCCTCTGAGAAATGATCCTGTTCCTCACAATATAGGTGCTCTTTCTCCATCAAGGTTGCCATTCCCAAAG ACCTTGGGAAGAGGACAAACAACAGCAATCTCAGATAGTGGAAGTGGCTTGAGAACATTTGGCGAGGATTTACAGCTTGGGAG TGGACACAATCTTACTACTGTGGCAAATACAAGCGTGGAGATTTTGATTTCTGAACATGTCTTTAGCTCTGTTTACGGTGAAGATGGGAGCAATTTGGATCGCATAATACAG GTGCAAAAGTTGAAGTGCATGATCCTCGTCCTGGCGAAGGAAAGGGGAGGGTTGTTATATCAGGGACACCTGATAAAACCCTTATGGCCCAGAGCTTGCTTCAAGCCTTCATCCAAAGTGCAGGGAGAACACCATAGCATTAGTCTTATCACATTTGATCATCAAGTTAATGGCAGATGGTTAGACTTTGTTGCTCACGTTAACAGTCATTTAGGAGGAGCGGGTCCCTGTGCGTTTAACATACTTCTGTGTAGATTTCCAGTAATAATCTCCTGTGCCTACTCTAAGGAGCGGGTACAGGAGATACCTCCTTGTAGATTTTACTTGAAGGCTAAAACAAAATAccagttttttttgtttttgtttttatatatatatatatatacatacattttTTAA